The Brassica napus cultivar Da-Ae chromosome C7, Da-Ae, whole genome shotgun sequence genome has a segment encoding these proteins:
- the LOC106357530 gene encoding QWRF motif-containing protein 3 isoform X1 codes for MKSCEHENVSLKTTSRGKSRVVSSRFLSPSSCSSPIGRNSTSNSSSNNVHLGLRKNDRMSDGIPNQSNGPEVDTKENSRQIDDEDNVILPGRFSVDECALHRSSSLSSSRRNSRSSLLYYNDESDSELSDVSFASTTLSTSRSLSRSHKPGIKVSSKYLHDARKGCTTNNIRLQQGSQSFRGIESRTNSAARYGSSMSQWALSPGRSLEAHQASSIYPSSNLKPPRGKGVGKLFNLGLDFFRRSKNKSSPISSPLKPKTEASHQLKLMNNRLVQWRFVNARASAANNNVASRAKVMSLFLLSTKKYSYHHFYS; via the coding sequence ATGAAGAGTTGTGAGCATGAAAATGTTTCCCTGAAAACAACAAGCAGAGGAAAGTCCCGCGTGGTTAGTTCACGTTTCCTCTCTCCGTCATCATGTTCTTCTCCTATCGGCAGAAACTCCACTTCCAATTCATCTTCCAACAACGTCCATCTCGGTCTGAGAAAGAATGATCGGATGTCAGATGGGATCCCAAATCAAAGTAATGGTCCTGAAGTTGACACAAAAGAAAATAGTAGGCAGATCGATGATGAGGATAATGTCATACTTCCTGGCAGATTTTCCGTTGACGAATGTGCATTGCAcagatcatcatcattatcatcatcaagGAGAAACTCTCGCTCCTCTCTACTCTATTATAATGATGAATCTGATTCAGAGTTGAGTGATGTGTCCTTTGCTTCAACAACTCTTAGCACAAGTCGTTCATTATCCAGGAGCCATAAACCTGGTATCAAAGTCTCTTCTAAATATCTGCATGATGCAAGGAAAGGGTGCACCACAAACAATATTAGGTTACAACAAGGTTCCCAGAGCTTTAGGGGTATTGAGAGTAGGACTAATTCAGCAGCTAGGTATGGCAGTTCAATGTCTCAGTGGGCGCTGTCACCAGGAAGATCATTGGAAGCTCATCAGGCCTCGAGCATATATCCAAGTTCAAACCTCAAGCCTCCAAGAGGTAAAGGCGTTGGTAAACTATTCAACCTTGGTTTGGATTTCTTCAGGAGGAGCAAGAACAAGTCTTCTCCCATCTCTTCCCCATTAAAACCAAAGACAGAGGCTTCTCATCAGCTGAAGCTTATGAACAATCGGTTGGTTCAGTGGAGGTTTGTCAATGCTAGAGCATCGGCTGCAAACAATAATGTAGCCTCCCGAGCAAAGGTAATGTCACTCTTTCTACTCTCTACAAAAAAATACAGTTATCATCACTTCTACTCATGA
- the LOC106357530 gene encoding lanC-like protein GCL2 isoform X2, which translates to MAKNGNSPLMFQWYGQRYWGAAHGLAGIMHVLMDVQLKPDVAEDVRGTLKYIINNRFPNGNYPASEEDRRRDFLVHWCHGAPGTLVKAAEVFGEREFLEAGEAAAEVVWNRGLLKQVGICHGISGNAYVSLSLYRATGRNEYLHQAKAFASFLLDKGHKLLSKGEMHGGDSPYSLFEGVGGMAYLFLDMVDPSQARFPGYEL; encoded by the exons ATGGCTAAGAATGGAAACTCGCCCCTTATGTTTCAATGGTATGGCCAAAGGTACTGGGGCGCAGCACATGGGCTTGCTGGTATCATGCATGTCTTGATGGATGTTCAGCTGAAGCCAGACGTGGCAGAGGATGTGCGGGGAACCCTTAAGTATATCATCAACAATCGGTTTCCAAATGGAAACTACCCTGCTAGTGAAGAGGATAGGAGAAGAGATTTTCTTGTGCATTGGTGTCATGGAGCTCCCGGGACGCTTGTGAAGGCAGCTGAG GTTTTTGGGGAGAGAGAGTTTCTGGAGGCTGGTGAAGCTGCAGCAGAGGTGGTTTGGAACCGTGGATTGCTCAAGCAGGTGGGGATCTGTCATGGGATCAGTGGCAATGCATATGTTTCTCTCTCCCTTTACAGAGCTACTGGACGGAACGAGTATCTGCACCAGGCAAAAGCCTTCGCCAGCTTTCTGCTTGACAAAGGCCACAAGCTACTCTCAAAAGGAGAAATGCACGGAGGTGATAGTCCTTATTCCTTGTTTGAAGGCGTTGGAGGGATGGCCTATCTCTTCCTTGACATGGTCGACCCGTCGCAGGCCAGGTTCCCAGGTTACGAGCTTTGA
- the LOC106357530 gene encoding lanC-like protein GCL2 isoform X3 codes for MHVLMDVQLKPDVAEDVRGTLKYIINNRFPNGNYPASEEDRRRDFLVHWCHGAPGTLVKAAEVFGEREFLEAGEAAAEVVWNRGLLKQVGICHGISGNAYVSLSLYRATGRNEYLHQAKAFASFLLDKGHKLLSKGEMHGGDSPYSLFEGVGGMAYLFLDMVDPSQARFPGYEL; via the exons ATGCATGTCTTGATGGATGTTCAGCTGAAGCCAGACGTGGCAGAGGATGTGCGGGGAACCCTTAAGTATATCATCAACAATCGGTTTCCAAATGGAAACTACCCTGCTAGTGAAGAGGATAGGAGAAGAGATTTTCTTGTGCATTGGTGTCATGGAGCTCCCGGGACGCTTGTGAAGGCAGCTGAG GTTTTTGGGGAGAGAGAGTTTCTGGAGGCTGGTGAAGCTGCAGCAGAGGTGGTTTGGAACCGTGGATTGCTCAAGCAGGTGGGGATCTGTCATGGGATCAGTGGCAATGCATATGTTTCTCTCTCCCTTTACAGAGCTACTGGACGGAACGAGTATCTGCACCAGGCAAAAGCCTTCGCCAGCTTTCTGCTTGACAAAGGCCACAAGCTACTCTCAAAAGGAGAAATGCACGGAGGTGATAGTCCTTATTCCTTGTTTGAAGGCGTTGGAGGGATGGCCTATCTCTTCCTTGACATGGTCGACCCGTCGCAGGCCAGGTTCCCAGGTTACGAGCTTTGA
- the LOC111207419 gene encoding expansin-B1: MQLLPTLCFLFLQLLPRGDASTSHSNRHRSAPHWLPATATWYGSPEGDGSSGGACGYGSLVDVKPFKARVGAVSPLLFKSGEGCGACYKVRCLDKTICSKRAVTIIVTDQSPSGPSARAKHTHFDLSGAAFGHLAIPGHSGIIRNRGLISLLYRRTACKYREKNIAFHVNAGSTAYWLSLLIEYEDGEGDIGSMHIRQAGSKEWIAMKHIWGANWCIVGGPLKGPLSVKLTTLSNNKTLSAADVIPKKWVPKATYTSRLNFSPVL; the protein is encoded by the exons ATGCAGCTCCTACCGACACTCTGCTTCTTGTTCTTGCAGCTGCTGCCGAGAGGAGACGCATCCACCTCTCACTCTAATCGCCACAGATCAGCCCCACATTGGCTCCCCGCCACGGCCACCTGGTACGGAAGTCCTGAGGGCGATGGCAGCAGCG GAGGAGCATGCGGGTATGGGTCGCTGGTGGACGTGAAGCCGTTCAAGGCTCGCGTTGGAGCAGTGAGTCCGTTGCTGTTCAAGAGCGGCGAAGGCTGCGGTGCTTGCTACAAGGTCAGGTGTCTGGACAAGACCATCTGCTCAAAGAGAGCAGTCACAATAATTGTCACAGACCAGTCACCGTCAGGACCATCTGCTCGAGCAAAGCACACTCACTTTGACCTTAGTGGCGCCGCATTTGGCCATTTGGCTATCCCCGGCCATTCCGGCATCATCCGCAACCGCGGCCTCATCTCCCTCCTCTATCGCCG GACGGCATGCAAATACAGAGAGAAGAACATAGCATTCCATGTGAACGCAGGATCAACAGCTTATTGGTTATCTCTTCTCATTGAGTATGAAGACGGAGAAGGTGACATTGGCTCTATGCACATTCGTCAA GCGGGGTCGAAGGAGTGGATAGCAATGAAGCACATATGGGGAGCAAACTGGTGCATCGTCGGAGGACCACTAAAGGGACCACTCTCCGTTAAGCTCACCACTTTGTCAAACAACAAAACGCTCTCCGCAGCTGACGTCATCCCCAAAAAATGGGTTCCCAAAGCTACTTACACCTCCCGCCTCAACTTCTCCCCTGTCCTCTAA
- the LOC106357535 gene encoding tetraspanin-19 isoform X1, translating into MGRMVRSCLQSMLKLVNSLLGMVGVAVILYAVWLIRQWQQQTGSLPFSHPLPWFIYAFLCLGALLCLVTCAGHIAAETINGCCLYFYMGFIVLLIMVEGAVIADTFLNPDWKQDFPEDPTGAFYRFSKFVESNYKICRWIGLSIVSVQGASVLLAMLLKALGPHRHYDSDDEYDVSTVALLRDARQPHPYVVGEPYYGPKPDSGTVRINERANR; encoded by the exons ATGGGGAGGATGGTGAGAAGCTGCTTACAGTCGATGCTGAAGCTGGTGAATTCCCTTCTTGGGATGGTTGGGGTCGCCGTGATCCTCTACGCTGTTTGGCTCATCAGGCAATGGCAACAACAAACTGgatctctccctttctctcaCCCTCTTCCTTG GTTCATTTATGCTTTTCTTTGTCTCGGGGCTCTTCTCTGTCTTGTCACTTGCGCTGGCCACATCGCTGCTGAAACCATTAATGGTTGCTGTCTTTATTTT TATATGGGATTCATCGTCTTGCTTATTATGGTTGAAGGTGCTGTCATCGCCGATACCTTTCTAAACCCTGACTGGAAACAG GACTTTCCAGAGGATCCAACTGGTGCCTTCTACCGTTTCTCCAAGTTCGTCGAGTCCAACTATAAGATTTGCAGATGGATTGGTCTCTCCATTGTCTCTGTCCAG GGTGCATCAGTTCTATTGGCCATGTTGCTCAAAGCTCTTGGGCCTCACCGGCATTATGACAGTGACGATGAGTACGATGTGAGCACAGTTGCACTCCTCCGGGATGCTCGCCAGCCTCATCCATACGTTGTTGGAGAACCTTATTATGGACCCAAACCGGATTCGGGGACTGTTAGGATTAATGAAAGAGCCAACCGGTAA
- the LOC106357535 gene encoding tetraspanin-19 isoform X2, giving the protein MATTNWISPFLSPSSLPISLSRFIYAFLCLGALLCLVTCAGHIAAETINGCCLYFYMGFIVLLIMVEGAVIADTFLNPDWKQDFPEDPTGAFYRFSKFVESNYKICRWIGLSIVSVQGASVLLAMLLKALGPHRHYDSDDEYDVSTVALLRDARQPHPYVVGEPYYGPKPDSGTVRINERANR; this is encoded by the exons ATGGCAACAACAAACTGgatctctccctttctctcaCCCTCTTCCTTG CCAATCTCGCTCTCCAGGTTCATTTATGCTTTTCTTTGTCTCGGGGCTCTTCTCTGTCTTGTCACTTGCGCTGGCCACATCGCTGCTGAAACCATTAATGGTTGCTGTCTTTATTTT TATATGGGATTCATCGTCTTGCTTATTATGGTTGAAGGTGCTGTCATCGCCGATACCTTTCTAAACCCTGACTGGAAACAG GACTTTCCAGAGGATCCAACTGGTGCCTTCTACCGTTTCTCCAAGTTCGTCGAGTCCAACTATAAGATTTGCAGATGGATTGGTCTCTCCATTGTCTCTGTCCAG GGTGCATCAGTTCTATTGGCCATGTTGCTCAAAGCTCTTGGGCCTCACCGGCATTATGACAGTGACGATGAGTACGATGTGAGCACAGTTGCACTCCTCCGGGATGCTCGCCAGCCTCATCCATACGTTGTTGGAGAACCTTATTATGGACCCAAACCGGATTCGGGGACTGTTAGGATTAATGAAAGAGCCAACCGGTAA
- the LOC106357535 gene encoding tetraspanin-19 isoform X3, whose product MGRMVRSCLQSMLKLVNSLLGMVGVAVILYAVWLIRQWQQQTGSLPFSHPLPWFIYAFLCLGALLCLVTCAGHIAAETINGCCLYFYMGFIVLLIMVEGAVIADTFLNPDWKQLSFRTFQRIQLVPSTVSPSSSSPTIRFADGLVSPLSLSRVHQFYWPCCSKLLGLTGIMTVTMSTM is encoded by the exons ATGGGGAGGATGGTGAGAAGCTGCTTACAGTCGATGCTGAAGCTGGTGAATTCCCTTCTTGGGATGGTTGGGGTCGCCGTGATCCTCTACGCTGTTTGGCTCATCAGGCAATGGCAACAACAAACTGgatctctccctttctctcaCCCTCTTCCTTG GTTCATTTATGCTTTTCTTTGTCTCGGGGCTCTTCTCTGTCTTGTCACTTGCGCTGGCCACATCGCTGCTGAAACCATTAATGGTTGCTGTCTTTATTTT TATATGGGATTCATCGTCTTGCTTATTATGGTTGAAGGTGCTGTCATCGCCGATACCTTTCTAAACCCTGACTGGAAACAG CTTTCTTTCAGGACTTTCCAGAGGATCCAACTGGTGCCTTCTACCGTTTCTCCAAGTTCGTCGAGTCCAACTATAAGATTTGCAGATGGATTGGTCTCTCCATTGTCTCTGTCCAG GGTGCATCAGTTCTATTGGCCATGTTGCTCAAAGCTCTTGGGCCTCACCGGCATTATGACAGTGACGATGAGTACGATGTGA
- the BNAC07G00160D gene encoding uncharacterized protein BNAC07G00160D isoform X1: protein MKRRLTDSKVKGLVLHPSMILSLTPVVASSSLRPYSVFHPLSSSTTCRRLRSIPFPSLRCSCLSSKPTPHGFSVLASEIPWEDKNVWTTFALYMFCLHIPLSFGGLSILARTLHTPLLHPQTQVLSLVLLQLLELSLTLFLLRTTAKPQFKSFNFLKGTNNNVSTQGRNWVVGSALGFGTLVAFIFLTSLVAHQLFPSQDVHNSELDKIIESGEVSRIGCFVLYCVVAPILEEIVYRRFLLSSLASRMELRKALVISSGVFAASHFSGEDFVQLFGIGCVLGGCYSWSGNLASSVVVHSLYNALTLLLALPS, encoded by the exons ATGAAACGAAGGTTGACTGACTCTAAGGTCAAAGGCCTTGTCCTCCATCCATCCATGATTCTATCCCTCACGCCGGTGGTGGCTAGTTCTTCCCTCCGACCATATTCAGTGTTTCACCCTCTCTCCTCCTCTACCACTTGTCGTCGGTTGCGATCCATCCCTTTCCCATCTCTCAGATGCTCTTGTCTCAGTAGCAAACCCACTCCCCAT GGGTTCTCGGTTTTGGCATCAGAGATTCCGTGGGAAGACAAGAACGTATGGACCACGTTCGCTCTTTACATGTTTTGCCTCCATATTCCTCTCAGTTTTGGTGGTTTATCCATCCTTGCTCGCACCCTCCACACCCCTCTTCTCCATCCTCAGACCCAA GTGCTATCACTTGTGCTTCTCCAGTTGCTCGAACTTTCACTCACCCTCTTCCTTCTGAGGACCACCGCCAAGCCTCAATTCAAATCATTCAACTTTCTTAAGGGTACTAACAACAATGTCTCAACCCAAGGGAGAAACTGGGTGGTTGGTTCAGCTTTGGGTTTTGGAACTCTTGTTGCTTTTATCTTCCTCACTTCACTTGTAGCTCATCAACTCTTTCCTTCTCAG GATGTGCACAACTCTGAATTGGATAAGATTATTGAAAGCGGGGAGGTGTCGAGAATTGGGTGTTTTGTTCTCTACTGCGTCGTAGCTCCCATACTTGAGGAGATTGTGTACAGACGATTTCTACTGAGCTCCTTAGCGTCCAGAATGGAATTGAGGAAGGCCCTTGTGATCAGCTCAGGAGTATTTGCAGCATCTCACTTCTCTGGGGAGGATTTTGTGCAGCTGTTTGGGATAGGGTGCGTTCTCGGGGGATGTTACAGCTGGTCAGGGAACTTGGCCTCGTCCGTGGTCGTCCACTCCTTGTACAATGCCTTGACACTCCTCCTTGCGCTGCCTTCTTAG
- the BNAC07G00160D gene encoding membrane-embedded CAAX protease MroQ isoform X2, giving the protein MKRRLTDSKVKGLVLHPSMILSLTPVVASSSLRPYSVFHPLSSSTTCRRLRSIPFPSLRCSCLSSKPTPHVLSLVLLQLLELSLTLFLLRTTAKPQFKSFNFLKGTNNNVSTQGRNWVVGSALGFGTLVAFIFLTSLVAHQLFPSQDVHNSELDKIIESGEVSRIGCFVLYCVVAPILEEIVYRRFLLSSLASRMELRKALVISSGVFAASHFSGEDFVQLFGIGCVLGGCYSWSGNLASSVVVHSLYNALTLLLALPS; this is encoded by the exons ATGAAACGAAGGTTGACTGACTCTAAGGTCAAAGGCCTTGTCCTCCATCCATCCATGATTCTATCCCTCACGCCGGTGGTGGCTAGTTCTTCCCTCCGACCATATTCAGTGTTTCACCCTCTCTCCTCCTCTACCACTTGTCGTCGGTTGCGATCCATCCCTTTCCCATCTCTCAGATGCTCTTGTCTCAGTAGCAAACCCACTCCCCAT GTGCTATCACTTGTGCTTCTCCAGTTGCTCGAACTTTCACTCACCCTCTTCCTTCTGAGGACCACCGCCAAGCCTCAATTCAAATCATTCAACTTTCTTAAGGGTACTAACAACAATGTCTCAACCCAAGGGAGAAACTGGGTGGTTGGTTCAGCTTTGGGTTTTGGAACTCTTGTTGCTTTTATCTTCCTCACTTCACTTGTAGCTCATCAACTCTTTCCTTCTCAG GATGTGCACAACTCTGAATTGGATAAGATTATTGAAAGCGGGGAGGTGTCGAGAATTGGGTGTTTTGTTCTCTACTGCGTCGTAGCTCCCATACTTGAGGAGATTGTGTACAGACGATTTCTACTGAGCTCCTTAGCGTCCAGAATGGAATTGAGGAAGGCCCTTGTGATCAGCTCAGGAGTATTTGCAGCATCTCACTTCTCTGGGGAGGATTTTGTGCAGCTGTTTGGGATAGGGTGCGTTCTCGGGGGATGTTACAGCTGGTCAGGGAACTTGGCCTCGTCCGTGGTCGTCCACTCCTTGTACAATGCCTTGACACTCCTCCTTGCGCTGCCTTCTTAG
- the LOC106380679 gene encoding pentatricopeptide repeat-containing protein At2g20710, mitochondrial: MNHLLRPQFGSFRSSLPFRCSFLRFPKTVPSPDPVHDSLKRRIERAPDSTPSLTPLLHEWRQLGNKPGLSELRSIISSLHKFDRFSHALQVSEWMSDQQIYNLSTVDFEIRLLLIAKLGGLEEASKFLDTIPLKKRDFYVHNALLNSCKTHGSLSIAETTFQKMIDLGLASNNPKPYNTMLSLYHSAGNHDMVVKLLLEMDDHRLEPQGVPFGKLFSCFALASCVKDSVGMEKFLNKWGDRMEPWATSFFPACLYMELGSVDKGLSLFRKTEELLDDDCRKNMYGALMRVYCHNGEREDVYRLSNLAKLHGISFGATVSSEMIKFFAMKNDFDGAHEIMEEWDTGAGDLGLSDFGHRKRCMKEEADKAINMLGKKWESKWESLTDMLQQNLAEGEDEDGERERRKRVTEALEGRLHERWNPKTTKTLSAYACVQYVEGRRDMESAAEILKLLNKQELVSRAMDKDRLCLKMVEAMRGGGYVGGQD, from the exons ATGAATCATCTACTCCGCCCACAATTTGGAAGCTTCAGGAGTAGCCTTCCTTTCAGATGTTCCTTCCTTCGTTTCCCCAAAACCGTTCCTTCCCCCGATCCCGTTCATGACTCTCTTAAGCGTCGTATCGAACGCGCCCCAGATTCGACGCCCTCCCTCACCCCTTTGCTCCACGAATGGCGACAACTTGGAAACAAACCGGGTCTTTCAGAACTCAGGAGCATCATCTCCTCCCTTCACAAATTCGACCGCTTCTCCCACGCCCTCCAG GTTTCGGAGTGGATGAGTGACCAACAAATTTACAATCTGTCTACGGTGGATTTCGAGATCCGGCTTCTCTTGATTGCTAAACTTGGTGGTCTTGAAGAAGCCAGCAAGTTCTTGGACACCATTCCCTTGAAGAAGAGGGACTTTTACGTGCACAACGCTCTCTTGAACTCTTGCAAAACCCACGGCTCCCTGAGCATTGCCGAGACCACGTTTCAGAAGATGATAGACCTTGGCTTGGCTTCCaacaaccctaaaccctacaacACCATGCTCTCTCTCTACCACAGTGCTGGAAATCACGACATGGTTGTCAAGCTCCTGCTCGAGATGGACGACCATAGATTAGAACCCCAAGGAGTTCCCTTTGGCAAGCTCTTTTCCTGTTTCGCTCTCGCATCATGCGTCAAAGACTCTGTGGGAATGGAGAAGTTTCTCAACAAGTGGGGGGACCGGATGGAGCCATGGGCCACGTCCTTTTTCCCTGCATGCCTCTATATGGAACTTGGATCTGTTGATAAGGGTTTGTCTTTGTTTCGTAAGACTGAGGAGTTACTCGATGATGACTGCAGAAAAAACATGTATGGAGCTCTCATGAGAGTCTATTGTCATAACGGCGAAAGAGAGGACGTTTACCGTCTCTCCAACTTGGCTAAACTCCACGGGATATCCTTCGGCGCCACTGTAAGTTCTGAGATGATCAAGTTCTTTGCTATGAAGAACGATTTTGATGGGGCTCACGAGATCATGGAAGAGTGGGATACAGGGGCTGGCGATCTTGGTCTTTCAGATTTTGGTCACCGGAAAAGATGCATGAAAGAGGAGGCTGATAAAGCTATCAACATGCTTGGGAAGAAGTGGGAGAGCAAGTGGGAGAGTTTGACTGACATGTTACAGCAAAACTTGGCGGAGGGTGAGGACGAGGATGGTGAAAgggagaggaggaagagagtgACGGAGGCCTTGGAGGGGAGGCTGCACGAACGCTGGAACCCAAAGACCACTAAGACTCTCTCCGCTTACGCCTGCGTGCAGTATGTCGAGGGTCGAAGGGACATGGAAAGTGCAGCTGAGATTCTCAAACTGCTTAACAAACAAGAGCTAGTGTCACGTGCAATGGACAAAGACAGATTGTGTTTGAAGATGGTGGAGGCTATGAGGGGTGGAGGATACGTTGGTGGACAAGACTAG
- the LOC106380680 gene encoding riboflavin synthase, giving the protein MMGTHSLNLLPKSFRPTLASLRPNLLRFDSTKLTSCRRQNLGIRSVFTGIVEEMGHVKDLGLADHGGFDLKIGARVVLEDVKLGDSIAVNGTCLTVTDFDTEEFTVGLAPETLRKTSLEELERGSLVNLERALQPVSRMGGHVVQGHVDGTGVIVSMEAEGDSLWVKVKADKALLKYIVPKGFVAVDGTSLTVVDVSDQESCFNFMLVAYTQQNVVIPTKNVGQKVNLEVDIMGKYVERLLLTTSAYNTPQAKKG; this is encoded by the exons ATGATGGGGACTCACTCGTTGAATCTGCTTCCCAAATCATTTCGTCCAACCTTGGCTTCACTCAGACCAAATCTCCTCAGATTTGACTCAACAAAGCTGACATCATGTCGGAGGCAAAATCTGGGCATCCGATCCGTGTTCACGGGAATCGTGGAAGAAATGGGCCACGTAAAGGATCTGGGATTGGCTGACCACGGCGGATTCGACCTTAAAATCGGGGCGAGAGTGGTGCTGGAGGACGTGAAGCTTGGCGACAGCATCGCCGTCAACGGGACTTGCCTTACAGTAACCGATTTCGACACCGAGGAGTTCACAGTGGGGCTAGCACCGGAGACGCTGCGAAAGACGTCGCTGGAGGAGCTGGAGAGAGGGTCTCTGGTGAATCTGGAGCGTGCGCTGCAGCCGGTGAGCCGCATGGGCGGACACGTGGTGCAGGGACACGTGGACGGTACGGGAGTGATAGTTTCGATGGAAGCTGAGGGAGATTCGCTGTGGGTGAAGGTGAAAGCGGACAAGGCTTTGCTCAAATACATTGTCCCCAAGGGCTTTGTGGCCGTGGATGGGACGAGCCTGACGGTGGTGGATGTGTCTGACCAGGAGAGCTGCTTTAATTTCATGCTCGTTGCTTACACGCAGCAGAATGTGGTGATTCCCACCAAGAATGTTGGGCAGAAAGTGAACTTGGAGGTTGATATCATGGGCAAATACGTTGAGAGGCTTCTTCTCACCACTTCCGCCTACAACACTCCACAG GCAAAGAAGGGCTGA